The DNA window GATATAGACGCCGGGCTTGTAGTCGTCGCCGTTCGCCCACAGCTCGATCTGCGCCAGCACCTGGTTGGTGAAGCTGGCCGACATCACGAAGGACGGATGCCCGGTGGCGTTGCCCAGATTCAGCAGCCGTCCCTGCGACAGCAGGATGATCCGGTTGCCCGACGGCATCTGGATCATGTCTACCTGGTCCTTGATGTTGGTCCATTTGTGGTTGCGCAGGGCGGCAACCTGAATCTCGTTGTCGAAATGGCCGATATTGCCGACGATGGCCATGTCCTTCATCGCCCGCATATGTTCCAGACGGATCACGTCCTTGTTGCCGGTAGTGGTGATGAAGATGTCGGCGCTGTCGGCCACATCCTCCAGCGTCACCACCTCGAACCCGTCCATCGCGGCTTGCAGCGCGCAGATCGGATCGACCTCGGTCACCTTCACCCGCGCGCCCGCGCCGCGCAAGCTGGCCGCGCTGCCCTTGCCCACGTCGCCATAGCCGCAGACGACCGCGACCTTGCCGGCCATCATCACGTCGGTGGCGCGGCGGATGCCGTCGACCAGCGATTCCTTGCAGCCGTATTTGTTGTCGAACTTGGACTTGGTGACGCTGTCGTTGACGTTGATCGCGGGGAAGGGCAGCAGCCCCTTCTTGTGCAGATCATAGAGGCGGTGCACGCCGGTGGTGGTTTCCTCGGACACGCCGCGGATCGCGTCGCGCTGGCGGGTGAACCAGCCGGGGCTTTGGGCCAGACGTTTGCGGATCTGGGCGAACAGCGCCTCTTCCTCTTCGCTTTGGGGGGTGGCGATCAGGTCTTTCTCGCCATTCTCGACCCGCGCGCCCAGAAGGACATACAGCGTCGCGTCACCGCCATCGTCCAGGATCATGTTGGCGGTGCCGTCCGCCTCCCCGTCGCCCGCGAAGCGGAAGATGCGGTCGGTATAGGACCAGTATTCCTCAAGCGTCTCGCCCTTGACGGCAAAGACCGGCACGCCGGTTTCGGCAATGGCCGCCGCGGCGTGGTCCTGGGTGGAATAGATGTTGCACGAGGCCCACCGCACCTGCGCGCCAAGCGCCGTCAGCGTCTCGATCAGCACGGCGGTCTGAACGGTCATGTGCAGGCTGCCGGCGATGCGCGCGCCCGACAGCGGCTTGCTGTCGCAGTATTCCTCGCGCAGGGCCATCAGCCCCGGCATTTCGGTTTCGGCAATATCCAGCTCCTTGCGGCCATAGGCGGCAAGGTTGATGTCTCGGATGATGTAATCGGTCACGGAATCCGGTCTTTCGTCGTTCTGGGGTCGGACCGGTGATAGCCCAAGCGATATGAAACGGAAAGTGCGTTCGGGATCGCCAGATTCTGCGCCATCGTGACAGGATCGAAACGGCCTGTCGCGGGGTCGATGAAGCTGCGGCAGGACCCCAGACCTGCCGCAGCCCGGAAAGCCGACCAGGCGGGCCGTCTTTCCAACCGTCGCGTCCCTTTCGCCTTGCCGGCCGGCGGTCAGGGCCGCGGATCGGGGCGGCGGATCGAGCCTCTGGCGATCCGCCGGACGAAATCGTGCAGGGCCAGTTTCGCGGCCTCCATCGGCGGCAATTCGGGATACCACTCGCCCATGCGCTGATCGACCACCATGCGCGCCAGCCCATAGGCAAAGGTCCGCGACGACAGGACCATCAGGCGGATATCCTCATCCGGGGGCAGATGCCCGGCATCCTGCGCGCGTTCCAGCATCCGCGTCATCAGTTCCGACAGCGAGTTCAGATAGCGGCGCAGCTGCGGGGTGCCAAGCGTGTCCAGAATGTTCTGGTCCGACAGCATCTTGAACTGCATCGCATAGGTGTCGGCCCATTCGATATATGCCTCGCCCAGAGAACAGAACTGCCCGACCGCATCTTCGGGGTCCACCTTGACGACCGATTTGACGCAGGTGTCCATCAGCCGCACCAGCGCAAGCTCTCCGGCGGCGATCAGCACCGCCTCGGCATCGGGAAAGATCTTGGCGACATTCTCGACCGGCTCGTCCAATGCGGCGGCGATCTCGTCCATCCGGGGCCGAACGGCCTGCCGTTCGCGCAGCAGGTCCAGCGCCGCGGCGATGGTCCGTCCGTGAAGCCCGACACCTTCGCTGGCGTCGTGATGCGGGGTCACTGCGCGCGGCCCGTCAGGGCGCGCAATGCCATCCGTCTCCGCAGGCGCGGCGATCGGCATGGGAAATCCTTTCGTGAAGTTCTGCAGTCGGCCGCCATCCGGACAAGAGGAACGTCCCGCCGCGACAGGATCGCGGGCACGAGGATCGCAAGCGGGCGCGCTGCGCGCCGGCGACATGGCGGACCGGACAGGCGCAGACAGCCGCGCGCGGGTTGCGCGCGGACGTCGTTCGGCCGGTCTGTCAGCGGGGTCATCGAACGCTGCTCCGTCATGGGTGGCATGACGACGTTAGCACGAAGAAGAACCGCGGCGAAACGAGACAATCGGTCAGGCGGGATTTTTTCCGCCTGAACCGGTCGGTCTTGCCACTTCCGGGGCTCAGTCCCCGGCGCGGGCCTGCCGCTTGCGTTCATGCGGGTCCAGAAAGCGTTTGCGCAGGCGGATGTTGCGCGGCGTCACCTCGACCAGCTCGTCGTCGTTGACATAGGCGATGGCCACCTCCAGCGACAGCCGCACCGGCGGGGTCAGGCGCACCGCCTCGTCCGTGCCCGAGGCGCGCACGTTGGTCAGCTTCTTGCCCTTCAGCGGGTTCACTTCCAGATCGTTGTCGCGGCTGTGTTCGCCGATGATCATGCCCTGATACACCTGTTCCTGCGCGCCGATGAACATCTTGCCACGCTCTTCCAGGTTCCACAGCGCATAGGCGACGCTGACGCCGTCCTCCATGCTGATCAGCACGCCCTGCCGGCGGCCCTGGATCGGCCCCTTGTAGGGCGCCCAGCCATGAAAGATGCGGTTCAGCACGCCGTTGCCGCGCGTGTCGGTCATGAATTCGCCGTGATAACCGATCAGCCCGCGCGACGGGACATGGGCGACGATCCGGGTCTTGCCGACGCCGGCCGGCCGCATGTCCACCATCTCGCCCTTGCGGTCGCCCGTCAGCTTTTCGATCACCACGCCGGTATAGTCGTCGTCGACGTCGATGATGACCTCTTCGACCGGCTCCATCCGCTGGCCGTCGCGGTCCTGAAAGATCACGCGCGGGCGGCTGATCGACAATTCGAACCCCTCGCGGCGCATGTTCTCGATCAGGACGCCCATCTGCAATTCGCCGCGCCCCGACACCACGAAGGCGTCGCCGCCCGGCGTGTCCTCGACCTTGATGGCGACGTTCGATTCCGCCTCTTTCATCAGCCTTTCGCGGATGACGCGCGACTGCACCTTGCTGCCGTCGCGCCCGGCCAGGGGCGAATCGTTGATGCCGAAGGTGACGCTGATCGTGGGCGGGTCGATGGGCTGCGAGGGCAGGGCGGTTTCGACCTCGGGGGCGCAGATCGTGTCGGCGACGGTCGCCTTGGCCATGCCGGCCAGGGTCACGATATCGCCCGCCTCGGCCAGGTCGATGGATTGCTGGGTCAGGCCGCGAAACGCCAGGATCTTGCTGATGCGGAACTGTTCGATCCGCTGGCCGTCGCGCGACAGCGCCTTGACGGTGTCGCCGGCGCGGGCGCGCCCGGCCTCGACCCGTCCGGTCAGCAGACGGCCCAGGAAATTGTCGGCGCCAAGCGTCGTGGCCAGCATCTGGAACGGCTCGTCCACACGCGCGATCTGGGCGGGCGGCGGGACGTGGCGCAGGATCATGTCGAACAGCGCCGACATGTCCTTGCGCGGGCCGTCCAGTTCCGTATCCGCCCAGCCCCCGATGCCCGAGGCGTAAAGATGCGGGAAATCAAGCTGTTCGTCGCTGGCGTCCAGATTGGCGAACAGGTCGAACACGTCGTTCAGCGCGTGATCGGGTTCGGCGGCGGGCTTGTCGACCTTGTTCAGCACCACGATGGGCCGCAGCCCAAGCGCCAGCGCCTTCGAGGTGACGAACTTGGTCTGCGGCATCGGGCCTTCGGCGGCATCGACCAGCAGGCAGACGCCATCGACCATCGACAGGATGCGTTCGACCTCGCCGCCGAAATCGGCGTGACCGGGCGTGTCCACGATGTTGATGCGGGTGCCTTTCCATTCCACGCTGGTCGCCTTGGCCAGAATGGTGATGCCGCGTTCGCGTTCGATGTCGTTGCTGTCCATGGCGCGTTCGGCCACGGCCTGATTTTCGCGGAAAGAGCCGGATTGCCGCAGCAGCTGATCCACCAGCGTCGTCTTGCCGTGGTCAACATGGGCGATGATGGCGATGTTGCGAGTATCCATGAAACCTTCCGTGCATTTCGCGGCTGCCCTAACGAAGTGACGGCGGAATGACCAGACGCAATCGCGTGCGCCGACCCGGCAGGGCCATGCGACGCAGCGACGGGTCGTGTTGTCGGCTTCGCCTTCAGCCGAAGACCGACCAGCCCATGTGTTGCGCCAGCCTTTCGGCCGCCAGCGTCGCCATCTGCGAGTTGCCATAGACGTTCAGCCCCGGCGACCAGATCGCGACCGAGGCGCGCCGGGGCGCGATCAGCAGGATGCCGCCGCCGACCCCGGACTTGCCCGGCAGGCCGACGCGGAACGCGAAATCGCCCGAGCCGTCGTAATGGCCGCACAGCATCATCAGCGCGTTCAGCCGCCGCGCCTTGGCGGGCGCGATCACCGACGGCGCGCCGGGCAGCCCGGCGATCGCGCGGCCGGCGCGGGCCAGTTGCACACAGGTCATCTCGATGGCGCAATGGTGGATATAGGTGCCCAACGTCTCTTCCGGCGCATTCTTCAGATTGCCGAAGGATTTGAGATAGTTGACGAGTGCCGCGTTGCGCCAGCCGGTCTCGGTCTCGGACTGGGCCACGGTCTTGTCGATATGGATGTCGTCGTCTTCCGCGGCGGCGCGCAAGAAATTGATGATTTCGGACAGGGTGTCGCGCGGCGTCCGCCCGGTCAGCAGCTCATCGGTGGTGACAAGCGCGCCGGCGTTGATGAAGGGGTTGCGCGGGCGGCCATGTTCCCGCTCCAGCAGCAGGATCGAATCGAAACGCGCGCCCGAGGATTCCCGCCCGACGCGCGTCCAGATCTGTTCGCCGATGCGGCCCAGAACGCAGGCCAGCGAAAACACCTTCGAGATGGACTGGATCGAGAAACGCTTGTCCGCATCGCCCGCCGTCACCACCGATCCGTCCGCCAGGGCCACGGCGATGCCGAACTGGGCCGGGTCGATCCGCGCCAGTTCGGGGATGTAGTCGGCCGGCGCGCCCCAATCGCCGTCGGCACGGATTTCGCGGTCCAGCCGGATTAGGAATCGCCCCAGATCGGTCGTCATGTCGCCTCGTCCCCTGCGCAGCCGCGCGCGGCAGGCTTTCGCCGGCGGGGCGCGCAAGGGCGGGGTCGGACGCCGCTCAGCGCAGACCCAGGAAGGACAGGATGAACAGCACGACCACGATCAGGCCGACGATATAGATGATGGAATTCATGGAAGATTCTCCTTGCTGGTATGGTCCGGCGATCGCGGCCGACATCTTGTGGATGGACAACGATCTGATCCGGGTCCGGTTCCCGCCGCAGGATCGTGCCGCGCGTCAAGGTCGCGGCAGCCAGTCCAGCCCGGTCTCGGTATGGCGGGCGGGGTTGTATTCGGCGCTGATCCAGCCGCGATACCCGCCATCCTCCAGCGCCGCGAAAAACGCCGGATAGTCGATGTCGCCCATCGAAGGTTCGTGCCGGCCGGGCCAGCCGGCGATCTGGACATGGCGGACCAGCGGCGCGACGCGCTGCCATGCGGCCATCACGTCGCCCTCGATCATCCGGGCGTGATAGGCGTCGAATTGCAGCCCCAGATTGGGCGCGTCGATCTGCGCGATGATGTCCGCCGCCAGATCGAAATCCGACAGGAAGTAGCCGGGAAAATCGGTCCGGTTGATCGGCTCGATGGTCAGGCTGGCATGGGGGGCGCGCTGCACTGCCCAGGCCAGATTGGCGATCAGCGTCGCGCGGGCCTGCGCGCCTTCGGCGACGCCCGACATCACATGGATATGGCGCGCCCGCAAAGCCTGCGCAAAGCGCAGCGCGCGGTCGAAATCGTGGCGGAACCGGTCTTCCTGACCGGGCTGGGCGGCGAACCCGCGCGGCCCGCCGGCCCAGTTCGGCGGCGGCGTGTTGATCAACACCATCTCCAGCCCGGCCGAGACCGCGGCCCGCGACAGTTCCCGCGCCGGGATGTCATAGGGAAACAAGATCTCGACGCCCTGAAACCCCGCGTCGGCTGCGGCCGCGAACCGGTCCAGCATCGGCAGTTCGGTGAACAGCATCGTCAGATTGGCTGCAAATCGCGCCATTGCCCCTGTCAGACCTCCAGCGGAAAGAACTGGCCGCAGGACCGGACGCCCGCGCGCCCGTCCGGGCCTTCGTCGGCGGCGGCGGCCAGACGGTAAAATGTCTTGCGGTCGATCAGCGCCTCAAGCCCGGCGCGGACATGGACATAGGGGCGGGGGCGGTCCGCATCGCCGCGCACGACGATGGGATGGTCCGCGTCCGCCACCACCTCGTCGCCCACATTGGTGACGAAGGTGATCCGGTCCGCGTCAATTTGGGCATCGGTGGCGATGAAGGGCGCGTCCTCAACCCGGATGCCGACCTTTTCGACGGGCGTGACCAGGAAGAACCTGTCACCCTCGCGCTTCAGGATTGTGGAAAACAGCCGCACCATCGCCGGGCGCCCGATGGGCGTGCCCTGATAGAACCATGTGCCGTCGGCGCGGATCTGCATGTCCAGATCGCCGCAGAAGGGCGGGTCCCACAGATGCACCGGCGGCAATCCCCCCTCTTTCGCGGCCTTGCCGGCCGCCCGGGCGATGCCCTCGGCACTCACGCTTTTGTCACTGTGATCGGCCATTCTGTGTGGTCGCCCCCTGCCGAGTTCCTTATGCTTCGGTGTAAAGCAGCAGAAGGGCATTGTCATGGCTTCGGATGAAAATCTGGTGCACGAGGTCGAGGCGCTGGCCGGACGGCTGGCAGACGCGCGCGCCAGCATCGAGGGACGTTTTGTCGGCCAGCACGCGGTGGTCGAACAGGCGCTGGCCGCGATCCTGTCGGGCGGACATGCGTTGCTGGTGGGTCAACCGGGACTGGGCAAGACGCTGCTGGTCGATGTGCTGGCCACCGTCATGGGGCTGGACAGCCAGCGCATCCAGTTCACGCCCGATCTGATGCCCGCCGATATCCTCGGTTCCGAGGTGCTGGACGTGCTGGCCGACGGCACCCGCGCCTTCCGCTTTATCGAGGGGCCGGTCTTCACCCAGCTTCTGATGGCCGACGAGATCAACCGCGCCAGCCCGCGCACCCAATCGGCGCTGTTGCAGGCGATGCAGGAACGCGAGGTCACCGTCAGCGGCCAGCACCGGCCATTGGGCCGCCCGTTCCACGTGCTGGCCACGCAGAACCCGATCGAGCAAGAGGGCACCTATCCGCTGCCCGAGGCGCAGCTGGACCGGTTCCTGTTGCAGATCGACGTCGATTATCCCGACCGCCAGACCGAACGCGACATCCTGCTGGCCACGACCGGGATCGAGGACGGCGCCGCGCACGCCATTTTCGACGCCGGCGAGCTGATCGCCGCGCAGCGGCTGATCCGGCAGATGCCGGTGGGCGCCACGGTGGTCGAATCGATCCTGGATCTGGTGCGATCCTTCCGCCCCGGCGCGGACGAGGCGTCGGGTCTGGTCGCCGATACGCTGGTCTGGGGGCCGGGGCCGCGCGCGGCGCAGGCGCTGATGCTGGTCACGCGCGCGCGCGCCGTGCTGAACGGCCGTTTCGCGCCCACGCTTGAGGATGTCGAGGCGATGGCCGCGCCGGTCCTGCGGCACCGCATGGCGCTGTCCTTCGCCGCCCGCGCGCGCGGCGAGACCGTCGATGCCGTCATCGACCGCGTCGCGGCCGAGCGTTCCGGCAGCCGGCAGGCCGCATGAGGTCATCTTGAGGTCCAGCCCCGCCGAACTTCGCGCCCGCGCCGACGCCGCCAGCGCCCATCTGCCGGGGCTGGTGCTGTCGGCCGAACGGCTGGCCGCGATGGTCGCGCCGGGCGCGCATGGGCTGCGCCGCGCCGGTCCGGGCGAGGATTTCTGGCAGTATCGTCCCGCCCATCCCGGCGACACCGCGCGCAGCATCGACTGGCGCCGCTCGGCCCGGTCGGATGCGCAGTTCGTCCGCGACCGCGAGGCGCAGACTGCGCAGGCGGTGGCGCTGTGGGTCTCGGCCGGGCAGGGCATGGATTACAGCGGCGCGCCCGACCGCCCGTCCAAGCGGCACCGCGCCGATCTGCTGGCGCTGGCGCTGGCGATGGTGCTGCTGCGCGGGGGCGAAAAGGTCGGGCTGCTGGATCAGCCGCCGCGCGCGGGCCGGGCGCAGGCCGACCGCATCGCGCAGGGGCTGACCATGGCCGCCGCCGCGCCCGACGACAGCGACGCGCCCTCGGCCGATCTGCTGCGCCCGAACCGGCGGGTGGTGATCCTGTCGGATTTCCTGACCGATCCGGCATGGGTGCAGACGCTGCTGGCGCGCGCCGGCGCGCTGGGGGTGCGGGGGGTGCTGATGCAGGTGCTGGACCCGGATGAGGAGAACTTCCCCTATTCCGGTGCGGTGCTGTTCCGGTCGCTGACCGGGCGCGTGCGCCATGACAGCCGCGATGCGGCGGGGCTGCGCGACGCCTATCTGGCGCGGCTGGCCGAACGCCGCGACTGGCTGCGGGCGCAGGCGCAGGGCGCGGGCTGGACGTTTGGGCACCACGCCACCGACCATGCCCCGGCGCTTGCGCTGGGCTGGCTGTATCAGGTTCTGGGGGGCTGATGCTGGTTCTGGGTCCGCTTGGCTTTGCCGCGCCCTGGGTGCTGACCGCGCTGGCCGTCCTGCCGCTGCTGTGGCTGATCCTGCGGGCGATGCCGCCCAGCCCGCGCCGCGTTTCCTTTCCCGGCGTCGCGCTGCTGCTGGGGCTGTCCGACCGTACGCCCGAGGCGCGGCGCACGCCGTGGTGGCTGCTGTTGCTGCGGCTGCTGGCGGTCGCGGCGCTGATTTTGGCCTTCGCCGGGCCGGTGTGGAAACCGGTGGTGCGGGAACGGGCGGACGGGCCGCTGCTGGTGGTGATGGATGCGGGCTGGGCGGCGGCACCCGGCTGGGCCGCGCGCCAGACCCGCGCCGAACGCGCCCTGTCCGAGGCCGCGGCGCAGGGCCGGCCGGCCGCGCTGCTGCTGGCCGACGGGCAGGGCGGGCCCGGACCGCTGCGCTTTGCCGCCGCCGACACGTTGCTGGCGGGGCTGCGCGCCGCGCGCCCGGTGGCGTGGCCCACCGCGCTGCCCGACGATCCGCAGGCGGCGCTGGCGGAACTGCCCGACGGTCGGCTGTCCACCCTGTGGATCGCGGACGGGCTGGATCACCCCGGCCGGGCAGAATGGCTGTCGGCGCTGCGCGACCGCGGGGCCGTCACCGTCGTGCCGCCCGCCCGCGCCCTGCGCACGCTGAGCCTGGATGAGGGCGACACGCCGTCGCTGACATTGCGCACGACCGACGACGCGGCGGCGGCGATCTTGGCGATCGGCCCGGACCCGCAGGGCATCGAACGCGATCTGGCCCGGCTGGTCCCCGGCGCGGCGCGGACCGAGGGCGGGATCGCGACCCGGCCCGTCGCGCTGGACCTGCCGCCCGAACTGCGCAACCGCGTCACCCGCTTCCAGATCGAGGCCGAGGATCATGCCGGCGCCGTCGTGCTGGCCGACGACCGGGTCAGGCGGCGCAAGGTCGGGCTGGTGGGCGATCCCGACCGTCAGGCCGAAGGCCAACAGCTTCTGTCGCCGCTGTATTACCTGCGCCGGGCGCTGGCCCCGACCACCGATCTGGTGGAAGGGGGGCTGGGCGACGTGCAGAACGCCGCGCCCGATGTCATCGTCGTCGCCGATCAGGTCGAGATGGCCGAGATCGGCGAACTGGCCGAATGGGTGAACGAGGGCGGTCTGCTGATCCGCTTTGCCGGCCCGCGCATGGCCGGATTCGACGGCCTCATTGACGAGCCGCTGCTGCCCGTGGCCCTGCGGCAGGGCGGGCGCGATATCGGCGGCGCGCTGAGCTGGGGCGATCCGCGCGGGCTGGCGCCCTTTGACGGCGACGGCATCTTCGCCGGGCTCAGCGCGCCCGAGGATGTGGCGATCCGCGCGCAGCTGATGGCGCAACCCGCGCCCGAACTGGCCGAACGCACCATCGCCGCCCTGTCTGATCGCACGCCGCTGGTGACGCGCGACCGGCTGGGGCAGGGGCAGATCGTGCTGTTCCACGTCACCGCGAACGCCGAATGGTCGAACCTGCCGCTGTCGGGCCTGTTCGTCGAGATGCTGGACCGGCTGATCGCCACCGCCCGGGTCTCGGCCGTGGATGAGGCGGCGGACGACCGCGAACAGCCGTTCTGGACGCCCGAAATCGTGCTGGACGGGTTCGGACGCGCCGCCCCCGCGCAGGGGCTGGCGCCGCTGCCCCAGGCCGATCTGGCGCTTGGGCCGGGGGTGGGGCGGCCGGCGGGCATCTATGCCGCGGGCGAACGGCGCGTCGCGCTGAACGCCGGGGGCGACTTCACGCTGGCCGAATGGCCGGGGGCAACGGTGGAAAGCGCCGCGCAGGCGCCCGGCCGCGATCTGAAGGGCGTGCTGATCGCCGCCGCCGCGCTGATCCTTGCGCTGGATGCGTTGGGATCGGCGGCGCTGGCGCGGGGCGGGCGGGTCGCGGCGGTGCTGCTGGTGGCGCTGATGGGCATGACCGGCGGATCGCGCGCGATGGCGCAGGATCTGAACCCCGAACTGATCCGCGCGGCCGACGAGGTCGCGCTGGCCTATGTCGAGACCGGGGACGAGGAGGTGGACCAGATCTCGTACGAGGGGCTGCGGGGGCTGTCGCTGTCGCTGCGCCAGCGCACCTCGGTCGAGCCCGGCGCGCCGGTGGCGATCGACCTGGACCGCGACGATCTGTCGGTGCTGACCTTCCTCTACTGGCCCGTCACCGCCGACCAGCCCGCGCCGTCGCCGCAGGCCTATCTGCGGCTGAACCATTTCCTGCGCTCGGGCGGGATGATCCTGTTCGACACCCGCGACGGCGACGTGGCCGGGGTCGGCGGGCCGGACATGTCCGACGCGCTGCGCCGTCTGGCCGCCCCGCTGGAGGTTCCGCCGCTGGCGCCGGTGCCCGACGATCACGTCCTGACCCGCAGCTTTTACCTGCTGGCGGATTTTCCGGGCCGCTGGAAGGGCAATCCGGTCTGGGTCGAGGCGCCCCCCGCCGGGGCCGAGGCCATCGAGGGCGTGCCGTTCCGGCAGCTGAACGACGGCGTCAGCCCGGTCGTGATCGGTGCCAACAGCTGGGCCGAGGCCTGGGCGGTCGATGACAACGGCTTTCCGACCTTTCCCGTCGGCCGCGGGTGGGAGGGAGAACAGCAGCGCGAGATGGCGTTTCGTTTCGGCATCAACCTGGTGATGTATGTGCTGACCGGAAACTACAAATCCGATCAGGTCCACGTGCCCGCGCTGCTGGACCGTCTGCGCGTGGAAGAGGAGCTTGGCCCATGATCGCCGACGCCGCCGCGCTGCGCTTCGATCCGTTCCTGCCATGGTGGGTGGTGATCGCGCTGGCGGGGCTTGCCCTGCTGGTCGCGGGGTTCGCGCTGTGGCGGGGTCTGCGCGGATGGGCGTGGCGCGGTCTTGCCGGGCTGGCCGCGGCGCTGGCGCTGGCCGGCCCCGCGCTGGAAATCGGCAGCCGCGCCGGGCTGAGCGATATCGTGGTGCTGGTGGACGACCGCTCGGCCAGCCAGAACCTGCCGGAACGCGCCGGCCAGACCGACGCCGCCATCGACGCCCTGTCGCGGCAGATCGCGGATCTTCCCGACACCGAACTGCGCCGCGTGACGGTGGGCGACGATCCGGACGGCACGTTGCTGGCCACCGCCATCGCCCGCGCCGTCGCCGCCGAACCCGACGCAAGGCTGGCCGGGGTAATCGCGGTGACGGACGGGCAGATCCACGACCCCGCCATGCTGCCCGCCGCGCTGCCCGCGCCCTTCCACGTCCTGCTGACCGGGCGTCCGCAGGACTGGGACCGCCGGCTGGTGATCGAGGAAGCCCCGGCCTTCGGCCTGATCGACCAGCAGGTCCAGATCCGCCTGCGGATCGAGGATCAGGGCGCCGTGCCGCCCGCGATGCAGGGCCGGTCGGTCAATCTGCGCATCACCGTCGATGGCGAGGATGAACAGGTCTTCGCGGTCCCGGTGGGTCAGCCGCTGACCCTGCCGCTGACCCTGGCCCATGCCGGGCAGAACGTCGTCCAGATCGCCCTTGACGCGCCCGATCCCGGCGATGGCGAGGACGAGTTGACCGACCGCAACAACAGCGCGGCCATCAGTATCAACGGCGTGCGCGACCGGCTGCGCGTCCTGCTGGTCTCGGGCGAGCCGCATGCCGGCGAACGGACCTGGCGCAACCTGCTGAAATCGGATGCGGCGGTGGATCTGATCCATTTCACCATCCTGCGCCCGCCCGACAAGTCGGACGGCGTGCCGGTGAACGAATTGTCGCTGATCGCCTTTCCCACGCGCGAACTGTTCCTGCAACGGATCGACGATTTCGACCTGATCATCTTCGACCGCTATCGCGTGCGCGGCATCCTGCCGCCGGATTATTTCCAGAACATCGTCCGCTATGTCCGCGATGGCGGCGCGATCCTGGTCGCCGCCGGACCCGAGATGGCCAGCGTCGAAAGCCTGAACCTGTCGCCCTTGGGTCCGGTCCTGCCCGCGCGGCCGACCGGGCGGATCATCGACGACCCCTTCACGCCGCAACTGACGCAGGACGGGCGCCGGCATCCCGTGACCGCCGGCCTGCCCGACGCCCCGGATGACGAGGGGGAGGGCGGATGGGGCCGCTGGCTGCGCATGGCCGAGGTCGACCCCGATCCGGCAGCGCAGGTGGCGATGACCGGAGCCGAGGGCAAGCCGCTGCTGATCCTGAAACGCGAGGGCGAGGGGCGGGTCGCGCTGCTGACCTCGGATCAGGTCTGGCTGTGGGGTCGCGGCTTTGAAGGCGGCGGCCCGCAGCTGGAAATGCTGCGCCGCATCGCGCATTGGTCGATGAAGGAACCCGAGCTTGAGGAAGAGGCGCTGCTGGCCGATGTCTCGGGCGGGATGGATGTCCGCT is part of the Paracoccus stylophorae genome and encodes:
- a CDS encoding hydroxypyruvate isomerase family protein; this encodes MARFAANLTMLFTELPMLDRFAAAADAGFQGVEILFPYDIPARELSRAAVSAGLEMVLINTPPPNWAGGPRGFAAQPGQEDRFRHDFDRALRFAQALRARHIHVMSGVAEGAQARATLIANLAWAVQRAPHASLTIEPINRTDFPGYFLSDFDLAADIIAQIDAPNLGLQFDAYHARMIEGDVMAAWQRVAPLVRHVQIAGWPGRHEPSMGDIDYPAFFAALEDGGYRGWISAEYNPARHTETGLDWLPRP
- a CDS encoding DUF58 domain-containing protein; the protein is MRSSPAELRARADAASAHLPGLVLSAERLAAMVAPGAHGLRRAGPGEDFWQYRPAHPGDTARSIDWRRSARSDAQFVRDREAQTAQAVALWVSAGQGMDYSGAPDRPSKRHRADLLALALAMVLLRGGEKVGLLDQPPRAGRAQADRIAQGLTMAAAAPDDSDAPSADLLRPNRRVVILSDFLTDPAWVQTLLARAGALGVRGVLMQVLDPDEENFPYSGAVLFRSLTGRVRHDSRDAAGLRDAYLARLAERRDWLRAQAQGAGWTFGHHATDHAPALALGWLYQVLGG
- a CDS encoding glutaminase; translated protein: MTTDLGRFLIRLDREIRADGDWGAPADYIPELARIDPAQFGIAVALADGSVVTAGDADKRFSIQSISKVFSLACVLGRIGEQIWTRVGRESSGARFDSILLLEREHGRPRNPFINAGALVTTDELLTGRTPRDTLSEIINFLRAAAEDDDIHIDKTVAQSETETGWRNAALVNYLKSFGNLKNAPEETLGTYIHHCAIEMTCVQLARAGRAIAGLPGAPSVIAPAKARRLNALMMLCGHYDGSGDFAFRVGLPGKSGVGGGILLIAPRRASVAIWSPGLNVYGNSQMATLAAERLAQHMGWSVFG
- the typA gene encoding translational GTPase TypA, whose product is MDTRNIAIIAHVDHGKTTLVDQLLRQSGSFRENQAVAERAMDSNDIERERGITILAKATSVEWKGTRINIVDTPGHADFGGEVERILSMVDGVCLLVDAAEGPMPQTKFVTSKALALGLRPIVVLNKVDKPAAEPDHALNDVFDLFANLDASDEQLDFPHLYASGIGGWADTELDGPRKDMSALFDMILRHVPPPAQIARVDEPFQMLATTLGADNFLGRLLTGRVEAGRARAGDTVKALSRDGQRIEQFRISKILAFRGLTQQSIDLAEAGDIVTLAGMAKATVADTICAPEVETALPSQPIDPPTISVTFGINDSPLAGRDGSKVQSRVIRERLMKEAESNVAIKVEDTPGGDAFVVSGRGELQMGVLIENMRREGFELSISRPRVIFQDRDGQRMEPVEEVIIDVDDDYTGVVIEKLTGDRKGEMVDMRPAGVGKTRIVAHVPSRGLIGYHGEFMTDTRGNGVLNRIFHGWAPYKGPIQGRRQGVLISMEDGVSVAYALWNLEERGKMFIGAQEQVYQGMIIGEHSRDNDLEVNPLKGKKLTNVRASGTDEAVRLTPPVRLSLEVAIAYVNDDELVEVTPRNIRLRKRFLDPHERKRQARAGD
- the ahcY gene encoding adenosylhomocysteinase produces the protein MTDYIIRDINLAAYGRKELDIAETEMPGLMALREEYCDSKPLSGARIAGSLHMTVQTAVLIETLTALGAQVRWASCNIYSTQDHAAAAIAETGVPVFAVKGETLEEYWSYTDRIFRFAGDGEADGTANMILDDGGDATLYVLLGARVENGEKDLIATPQSEEEEALFAQIRKRLAQSPGWFTRQRDAIRGVSEETTTGVHRLYDLHKKGLLPFPAINVNDSVTKSKFDNKYGCKESLVDGIRRATDVMMAGKVAVVCGYGDVGKGSAASLRGAGARVKVTEVDPICALQAAMDGFEVVTLEDVADSADIFITTTGNKDVIRLEHMRAMKDMAIVGNIGHFDNEIQVAALRNHKWTNIKDQVDMIQMPSGNRIILLSQGRLLNLGNATGHPSFVMSASFTNQVLAQIELWANGDDYKPGVYILPKALDEKVARLHLDKIGVKLTQLSREQADYIGVAQDGPFKSDHYRY
- a CDS encoding DUF1285 domain-containing protein, which produces MADHSDKSVSAEGIARAAGKAAKEGGLPPVHLWDPPFCGDLDMQIRADGTWFYQGTPIGRPAMVRLFSTILKREGDRFFLVTPVEKVGIRVEDAPFIATDAQIDADRITFVTNVGDEVVADADHPIVVRGDADRPRPYVHVRAGLEALIDRKTFYRLAAAADEGPDGRAGVRSCGQFFPLEV
- a CDS encoding AAA family ATPase, producing the protein MASDENLVHEVEALAGRLADARASIEGRFVGQHAVVEQALAAILSGGHALLVGQPGLGKTLLVDVLATVMGLDSQRIQFTPDLMPADILGSEVLDVLADGTRAFRFIEGPVFTQLLMADEINRASPRTQSALLQAMQEREVTVSGQHRPLGRPFHVLATQNPIEQEGTYPLPEAQLDRFLLQIDVDYPDRQTERDILLATTGIEDGAAHAIFDAGELIAAQRLIRQMPVGATVVESILDLVRSFRPGADEASGLVADTLVWGPGPRAAQALMLVTRARAVLNGRFAPTLEDVEAMAAPVLRHRMALSFAARARGETVDAVIDRVAAERSGSRQAA